A single region of the Leptolyngbya subtilissima AS-A7 genome encodes:
- a CDS encoding tetratricopeptide repeat protein, whose translation MASDAVELADRLVFTVTGRHLNDLQRTILHQVWHGQKYLDIANTAGYTEGHIKDVAYQMWRLLSRVTGEKVTKSTLKSALKRSLLKMGIDVSGASAALGFADLVGQREALPLVSQAPQTLGNLESQVASCDSAQSAPTTPKNPNFVGRQEAVARLTALINQGHRTILIQGEGGLGKTTLAQHFVAEQSVDLTLELLMAKDPADITPVEWVVEEWLRQDFGVEPGREFGVTLDRLRRHLRQQRVAVLIDNLEPALNAQGQFIAPHRRYSELLRVLADSRGQTLTLMTSRDRLCEPGIPITHYRLPGLELPAWATYFAHRGIPANEEVLAAMHSAYGGNAKAMEILAGAVQADFEGSLALYWQAHSQDLLGPVDLKNLVESQIYRLRDLDLDAHRLFCRLGVYRYQDVPTIPWQSVQCLMVDIPAARHQAIVTSLRNRSLLECRQGQYWLHPVVRAGALAQLAANAQDSSEWESAHRAAARCWSDRIQRICTLDDAIQALEAYYHYVAIGDYGAAARVILHSRDNQWQQFLPLGSTLYRMGLVQPVTDAINAIIDHIPTENADASELSNILGDLYWIQGRLKQAIACQQNAIAIAQTCLHTEAPDSATHRWYYLTMLVVDSQLSLGLYHLDLWNLEAAATWFSQVIATATGTRHQPWADKATTCLALVLSYQGDLASAQTLADSIIEQVRGRGQSGRHAFFVQLLGHTYLNLGDLDRAESLFTAAIQAAEAGHYLQIKANALIGLARLNHQRENVAGAVEDCRGALALLDEVGAHCDLAAAHLQYALTLACLPTQLAEAEAHLYKALNLFQAIPAPQQIARAKQAWMQQPVPN comes from the coding sequence ATGGCTTCAGATGCGGTAGAACTGGCAGATCGACTTGTCTTCACCGTTACCGGACGGCATCTGAACGATTTGCAGCGCACCATCTTGCACCAGGTGTGGCATGGCCAAAAGTATCTCGACATTGCTAACACTGCTGGCTACACCGAGGGCCACATCAAAGACGTGGCCTACCAAATGTGGCGGCTGCTGTCACGGGTGACTGGTGAGAAAGTAACGAAATCTACTCTAAAGTCGGCGCTGAAGCGATCGCTGCTCAAAATGGGCATTGATGTCTCAGGAGCCAGCGCTGCCCTTGGCTTTGCAGATTTGGTGGGACAGCGGGAGGCGTTGCCTTTGGTTTCCCAAGCTCCTCAAACTTTGGGGAATCTAGAGTCTCAGGTCGCCTCTTGTGACAGTGCACAGTCTGCGCCTACAACCCCAAAAAATCCTAACTTTGTGGGGCGGCAGGAGGCGGTCGCCCGCCTCACCGCTCTGATTAATCAAGGTCACCGCACCATTCTCATCCAGGGAGAAGGTGGCCTCGGCAAAACCACCCTAGCCCAGCATTTCGTCGCCGAGCAGTCAGTAGATCTGACGCTGGAATTGCTGATGGCCAAGGATCCCGCTGACATTACTCCAGTTGAATGGGTGGTGGAGGAATGGCTGCGGCAGGATTTTGGCGTCGAGCCAGGGCGCGAGTTTGGGGTGACGCTCGATCGCTTGCGTCGACACCTGCGCCAACAGCGCGTCGCCGTGCTCATCGACAACCTAGAACCCGCGTTGAATGCCCAGGGCCAGTTCATTGCGCCCCACCGCCGCTACAGCGAATTGCTCAGAGTTTTAGCTGACAGTCGAGGCCAAACGCTAACCCTCATGACGAGCCGCGATCGCCTCTGCGAACCCGGCATTCCCATCACCCACTACCGTCTGCCAGGGTTAGAGCTTCCCGCTTGGGCGACTTACTTCGCCCACCGAGGCATCCCTGCCAATGAAGAGGTGTTGGCCGCGATGCACAGTGCCTACGGCGGCAATGCCAAGGCGATGGAAATTTTGGCTGGGGCGGTACAGGCCGACTTCGAAGGCAGCCTCGCGCTCTACTGGCAGGCCCACAGTCAAGATCTGCTCGGCCCGGTAGATCTCAAAAACCTGGTCGAAAGCCAAATTTACCGCCTGCGTGACCTTGACCTAGATGCCCACCGCCTGTTCTGCCGTCTGGGCGTCTACCGCTACCAAGACGTGCCCACTATTCCTTGGCAATCGGTGCAGTGCCTGATGGTCGATATTCCTGCTGCGCGCCACCAGGCGATCGTGACTTCCCTACGGAATCGATCGCTGTTGGAGTGCCGCCAGGGTCAATACTGGCTGCATCCCGTAGTGCGAGCAGGGGCCTTAGCTCAGCTCGCCGCCAATGCTCAGGATTCCTCCGAGTGGGAATCTGCCCACCGCGCCGCCGCCCGCTGCTGGAGCGATCGCATCCAGCGCATCTGCACCCTCGACGATGCCATTCAAGCGCTAGAAGCCTACTACCACTACGTTGCCATTGGTGACTATGGTGCGGCGGCGCGGGTCATTCTCCACAGCCGCGACAATCAGTGGCAGCAGTTTTTGCCCTTGGGCAGCACCCTCTACCGTATGGGCCTGGTGCAGCCGGTCACCGATGCGATCAACGCCATCATTGACCACATTCCCACCGAGAATGCCGATGCCAGCGAGCTGTCAAACATCTTGGGCGATCTGTATTGGATACAGGGGCGTTTGAAGCAAGCGATCGCCTGTCAGCAGAATGCGATCGCGATCGCCCAAACTTGCTTGCATACCGAAGCCCCCGACTCCGCCACCCACCGCTGGTACTACCTCACCATGCTGGTGGTCGACTCCCAACTCAGCCTCGGTCTCTATCACTTAGATCTATGGAATCTTGAGGCCGCCGCCACCTGGTTCAGCCAGGTAATCGCCACGGCCACCGGCACTCGCCACCAGCCCTGGGCCGACAAAGCCACAACCTGTTTGGCTCTGGTGCTGTCATATCAGGGCGATCTCGCCTCTGCACAAACCCTAGCCGATTCCATTATCGAGCAGGTGCGGGGCCGAGGCCAAAGCGGTCGCCACGCCTTCTTTGTCCAACTCTTAGGCCACACCTATCTCAACCTGGGCGATCTCGATAGGGCAGAATCGCTGTTTACTGCTGCCATTCAGGCGGCAGAGGCCGGTCACTACCTGCAAATCAAGGCCAATGCGCTAATTGGGCTGGCTAGGCTAAATCATCAACGGGAAAATGTAGCAGGAGCCGTGGAAGATTGTCGCGGGGCGCTCGCCTTGCTTGACGAAGTCGGTGCCCACTGCGATCTTGCCGCTGCCCACCTCCAGTACGCCCTCACCTTGGCCTGCCTGCCTACGCAACTTGCCGAAGCTGAGGCCCACTTATACAAAGCCCTTAACTTGTTTCAAGCCATCCCTGCGCCCCAGCAGATCGCCAGGGCCAAACAAGCTTGGATGCAACAGCCAGTACCGAACTAA